The following DNA comes from Erigeron canadensis isolate Cc75 chromosome 3, C_canadensis_v1, whole genome shotgun sequence.
CAGTCATTACATTAATATAACTATTGTTATATATGACATACGATTAAatgttatattaatattatattatatatcaaatatacaaCATCTCTTATTTTTTAGAGTTGAAACTCTTCATGACAATGCATAAAGaacaatttatttttgttttaaagcGTACCAGAATTCATCTCTGGAtgtttatatcaattttaataaGTGTTACAAATTTTTTCttccataaaaaaaatgtaatgaaGTTATGACTAGTTTAGAAGTTACATCTGAAtggttaaatacttaaatgGATACATTatgaaaatttattattttcgtttttttttcttaattggTTGGTAAAcaacaataaagaaaataaagaattagatataatgttttttaatttaattaaatcaaaattaaaattaaatttagcTAGTGATGGAGCATTGACTATTCTCTCCATCTCCCTCAATAATACCCTGAAAATTCCTACCACCATCCTCTCTTTCAACCCCCCCTTTTTCCCAACCCTATCCTGTTCATAAAAGCCCATTTCAGCTTACTAATCAAATCATCATCACAAGATCTGATTAGCTTAAAGGTACCACCTTTTTCTGACTTTAATTTTCAGCTAACTATTCATATCTATCATACCCGCTTGAACCTTGAAGCAATTgtgattttttgttattttctaaGCAAGAAaaagtttggatttttttttttttgatttgacCATATGGGTAATTGTTGTGCTACACCATCTACAACTGATACAGACagtaaaaaaggtaaaaataaacCAAACCCATTTTCATTAGATTATGGTGGGCCTAAACATGTAGGATATAGGCCACATGTGTTGGACAATCCAACTGGAACTGAAATAGAGAAAACTTATGTACTTGGTAAAGAGATGGGTAGAGGGGAATTTGGGATTACATATATGTGTACTGATAAAACCACTGGTGAAGTTTTGGCTTGTAAATCGATATCGAAAAAGAAGTTAAGAACTCGGGTTGATATTGAGGATGTTAGGAGAGAGGTTGAGATTATGAAACATTTGCCACCTCATCCAAATATTGTGAGCTTGAAGGATACTTATGAAGATGATAGTGCTGTTCATTTGGTTATGGAGTTGTGTGAGGGTGGGGAACTTTTTGATCGGATCGTTGCTAGAGGGCATTACACCGAGAGGGCCGCTGCTGGTGTCATTCGCACCATCGTTGAAGTCATTCTGGTGAGGTTTTATCTATATCTTTATGTACAGTTGTTAGTGGTTaagtatatgtttatttatgtagTTGATGGTGCTAATTAACTTGCCAGGGCTGTAAATTTATTTGTTAtggtttttgttttagtttaattgTTTGGTTGATCATATCTTAAGTTCATTAAAATGCTTTATTACATTGCTTTGGCATAGGGAAAGAATTTTGATTTTACCAACTAACTTTATTAGTTAACAATGTCACACACTTTCCAAATGTGATTTACCAACAACTTAAGTAATCAACAATGTCACTCACTTTCCAAATTTGTTTGAGATGTAACTAGATCGAGAAGATTCCAATAGGTTTATGCTTATGCCTTGCCACATTTGTTAGCAAAACCTAATATGACACTGAATGGAAGCTTGCTATAGAAGTTTGTAGGCTTGTAGCGAACAACAGAGAATGCATGCTTCATTGCTTTGAGGGGGATATAATATCTTTTAGAATTGTCTTTTAGGCCATAGCCTTAAAGTTAAGCTCAGAAGACAAAGTTTTGGCTGAAACATTGATATGGTTGGTGATTAACATAATATTCTCAATTCTTGTGAATTACAATTTTACACATAGAACGCAGTTACGTGACTTACATTTTATAAATTGAACACAATAAATTAGTATTGAGAAAGTCCTTAGAaattgaaaatgtttaaaatccGGGCCCAAAACAATGATAAACTTTGTGGGAATGGGTCAGTTTGGTTTATTTCAAAAAACTCAAACGGGTCAACtaaatttcatatattattatgcATCTATAAGGGGAACAAGTCAAAAGGGTCGACAGTTTCCTAGTGTGTATTATTATGCACCTATGACCGAACATCATGTGTTGTTTTATTCCAAGATATCAATTTTAAGTACCgatgttgttgttgtatatatTTAATGCATTCATTattgataattttttaaaaaaagaatgaaaaagtgTTATCGGGTCAAGTGGATGGACCCCTTTGATTTGGTACCCAACTTGCCTGATCCGTTAATGGGGCTCATAACTCTTTCGGGATAGAAGTTACTCGCGTTTACTCTGCTTTTGTTACTAGCTCACAGTTCCATTTTTCTGCCAACATGATTTTTAATCTACTATTATAATATctttggaagcagtctctctaccctCTGGTGGAGGTATGATTGTCTACATCCCATCTCCCCCATGTACCGCCGCCTTTGACGAGATTGGGCGGTGTTGTTTTAGTATTATATACTTTTACTCATTTATCATTTTGGTATATTGTCTTTATCATTTCAATTTGAATCGACTGCTGACTGCAATCATAATTCTTTTTGAGTTAGTTGCGGTTGTCAAAGATTATGTCtcctttttgagttttttccgGATGTCTACAAGATGAACTTaataagtaattttatttttaacattctTCAGATGTGCCACAAACATGGTGTTATGCATCGGGATCTTAAGCCTGAGAATTTTCTGTATgcaaacaaaaaagaaacatcAGCTTTGAGGGTTATTGATTTTGGCTTATCAGTTATCTTCAAACCAGGTAACAACTGTCAACAGTCAACCTAACTATTATTTCTTTCACATGGCAGAATTATTTCTTGATCCTTTGGACATTTGCACTGAGTGGTGACTTTTAAATCTTGAGCAGGCGAACGATTTGACGAGATTGTAGGCAGTCCATACTACATGGCTCCTGAGGTCCTGAAACGTAACTATGGTCCTGAAATAGATGTCTGGAGTGCTGGTGTAATCTTATACATATTGCTTTGTGGTGTCCCACCGTTTTGGGCTGGTCAGTTTGCCTTTCCTCTTCTAACTCCCAAAATTATGTAGTTCATAATGGTCTGGACTTAATCATATCCTACAATTTGTTTTCAATGCAGAAACCGAGCAAGGAGTTGCACAAGCAATCATTAGATCTGTTGTAGATTTTAAAAGGGATCCATGGCCCAAAGTATCTGATAACGCAAAAGACCTTGTAAAGAAGATGCTCAATCCTGACGCTAGTGCACGTCTTACAGCTCAAGAAGTTTTAGGTAGTGTTTCTTTATACATTTTAGTCCTTTTTTTTCCCATTAATATTCACCAAGTATTTCtaaatttgaatttttgttttatcCACCACAGATCACCCTTGGATACAGAATGCTAAGAAGGCTCCAAACGTCTCTTTAGGTGAAAATGTTAAAGCAAGATTGAAGCAATTCTCGTTCATGAACAAGCTTAAGAAAAGAGCTCTACAGGTAATGAAGAGCTTCATTTGTTATTATcctttatttttgtatttatttgcATTAGCATTTATCGATCATGAAACTATAGGTAATTGCTGAGAGTTTATCTGCTGAGGAAGTGGCGGGGATAAAACAAGGATTTGATTTAATGGACACTAACAAGCAAGGGAAGATAAACGTTGTTGAGTTGAAAGCGGGTTTACAGAAGCTTGGTCATCAGATCCCTGATTCTGATGTTCAAATGCTTATGGATGCTGTAAGTACTATTTGTAATTTTCCCTCATATATTATGCAAGGTACATGTAATAACTAAAGGGTTAATGGCAAAATGTTGGCACAGGGTGATGTTGACAAAGACGGGTACTTGAACTACGCTGAATTTGTTGCAA
Coding sequences within:
- the LOC122590960 gene encoding calcium-dependent protein kinase 32-like, whose product is MGNCCATPSTTDTDSKKGKNKPNPFSLDYGGPKHVGYRPHVLDNPTGTEIEKTYVLGKEMGRGEFGITYMCTDKTTGEVLACKSISKKKLRTRVDIEDVRREVEIMKHLPPHPNIVSLKDTYEDDSAVHLVMELCEGGELFDRIVARGHYTERAAAGVIRTIVEVILMCHKHGVMHRDLKPENFLYANKKETSALRVIDFGLSVIFKPGERFDEIVGSPYYMAPEVLKRNYGPEIDVWSAGVILYILLCGVPPFWAETEQGVAQAIIRSVVDFKRDPWPKVSDNAKDLVKKMLNPDASARLTAQEVLDHPWIQNAKKAPNVSLGENVKARLKQFSFMNKLKKRALQVIAESLSAEEVAGIKQGFDLMDTNKQGKINVVELKAGLQKLGHQIPDSDVQMLMDAGDVDKDGYLNYAEFVAISVHLRKIGNDDHLKEAFEFFDKNKNGYIEVEEIREALADEIESNYEEVIAAIIHDVDTDKDGRISYEEFEAMMKAGTDWRKASRQYSRERYNNLSLRLFKDGSLNLGNEGT